A genomic window from Corvus hawaiiensis isolate bCorHaw1 chromosome 29, bCorHaw1.pri.cur, whole genome shotgun sequence includes:
- the LOC125318084 gene encoding Fc receptor-like protein 4 isoform X16 — protein MGPPFLMSPLPGTPIPGQPFPSISIPKDSHPGNSRPCNPPLPATPNPENPHHGDPHSPGPPSDVTPPPQHLQFPGHPSLAPYSPQDSKICQHHVPPHTPPCPHPAPTQGHQHVGTRRDLASCPPPRAQVAPAACDSQPGWPGTAGWPGRWRCSCGPRPSASLVSPRGDATSPPRCPHPALALAGWCPLSPAGAQTTQLLVEPPWTPPVLWDRVTLTCQGSGTAAATTWHKDGQRWRLQGPDRFVVTESGTYQCHRPGTGLSPPVSVSNAWLVLQVPARALLEGDTVTLRCRGWQDKPVTSVSFYHEEKQLQRFRDGTELSLSPLRLHHSGRYRCRGSVYYEGWKESAPVTVTVHVPVANATISPGALAQPVRAGDPVTLRCSVQVGSAPVTFTWLRNGSEVARGPLLELGDVHVGHSGTYQCVATNQLGQDGHRVFRALSPELALTVTPRAHWDTAVAAGVTGSLLFLVLLVGVIVGWHRWQRLACRKPQERAPRAEALYANIARSERLKGDPQPAPPGTPK, from the exons ATGGGACCCCCATTCCTTAtgtcccccctccctgggaCGCCCATCCCAGGACAGCCATTCCCCAGCATCTCCATTCCCAAGGACTCCCATCCTGGTAACTCCCGCCCCTGCaaccctcctctccctgccaccCCAAACCCTGAGAACCCCCACCATGGCGACCCCCATTCCCCTGGACCCCCATCCGATGTGACTCCCCCTCCTCAGCACCTCCAATTCCCAGGACACCCCTCCTTGGCTCCCTACAGCCCCCAAGACTCCAAAATCTGTCAACACCATGTCCCCCCCCATACCCCACCCTGCCCCCACCCTGCCCCCACCCAAGGCCACCAACACGTGGGGACGAGACGTGACCTCGCTTCCTGCCCGCCACCCAGGGCACAAGTGGCCCCGGCAGCGTGTGACAGCCAGCCCGGGTGGCCGGGGACAGCGGGATGGCCGGGAAGGTGGCGCTGCTCCTGTGGG cccagacccTCGGCCTCGCTGGTGAGTCCTCGGGGGGATGCCACGTCCccgccccgctgtccccatcccgcgCTGGCCCTGGCAGGCTGGTGTCCCCTGTCACCCGCAGGCGCCCAGACCACCCAGCTCCTCGTGGAGCCCCCCTGGACGCCGCCGGTGCTGTGGGACCGGGTGACACTGACCTGCCAGGGCTCGGGCACCGCCGCTGCCACCACCTGGCACAAGGACGGGCAGCGCTGGCGGCTGCAGGGACCCGACCGATTCGTTGTCACCGAGAGTGGCACCTACCAGTGTCACAGACCCGGCAccgggctgagcccccccgTGAGCGTCTCCAATG cctggctggtgctgcaggtgccGGCGCGGGCGCTGCTGGAGGGGGACACGGTGACACTGCGCTGCCGGGGCTGGCAGGACAAACCGGTGACCTCGGTGTCCTTCTACCACGAGGAGAAACAACTGCAGAGGTTCCGCGATGGGACcgagctgtccctgtcccctctgcggCTGCACCACAGCGGCCGCTACCGCTGCAGGGGCTCGGTGTATTACGAGGGGTGGAAGGAGTCGGCGccggtgacagtgacagtgcacG TGCCCGTGGCCAATGCCACCATCAGCCCcggtgccctggcacagccggTGCGCGCAGGTGACCCCGTGACCCTGCGCTGCTCGGTGCAGGTGGGCTCAGCCCCTGTCACCTTCACCTGGCTGCGCAATGGCAGCGAGGTGGCTCGGGGTCCCCTCCTGGAGCTCGGGGACGTCCATGTGGGACATTCCGGCACCTACCAGTGCGTGGCCACCAACCAGCTGGGACAGGACGGGCACCGCGTGTTCCGGGCGCTCAGCCCCGAGCTGGCACTGACGGTGACACCGCGGGCACACTGGGACACAG cagtggctgcaggggTTACCGGGTCTCTCCTGTTCCTGGTCCTGCTCGTGGGTGTCATTGTGGGCTGGCACCGGTGGCAGCGCCTGG cctgcaggAAGCCCCAGGAAAG GGCTCCCCGGGCCGAGGCGCTTTACGCCAACATCGCGCGCAGCGAGCGGCTGAAGG ggGACCCCCAGCCcgccccccccgggacccccaagTGA
- the LOC125318084 gene encoding high affinity immunoglobulin gamma Fc receptor I-like isoform X27, with the protein MGPPFLMSPLPGTPIPGQPFPSISIPKDSHPGNSRPCNPPLPATPNPENPHHGDPHSPGPPSDVTPPPQHLQFPGHPSLAPYSPQDSKICQHHVPPHTPPCPHPAPTQGHQHVGTRRDLASCPPPRAQVAPAACDSQPGWPGTAGWPGRWRCSCGPRPSASLVSPRGDATSPPRCPHPALALAGWCPLSPAGAQTTQLLVEPPWTPPVLWDRVTLTCQGSGTAAATTWHKDGQRWRLQGPDRFVVTESGTYQCHRPGTGLSPPVSVSNAWLVLQVPARALLEGDTVTLRCRGWQDKPVTSVSFYHEEKQLQRFRDGTELSLSPLRLHHSGRYRCRGSVYYEGWKESAPVTVTVHDLNLLLVLEGPPEPTKGSPLNLSCLSTPSPLRPRAPLLHLFYRDGRLVGGPQGSPQLLLPAVGVSHSGNYSCQVRSERGPCGRAAPGSASRCACPWPMPPSAPVPWHSRCAQVTP; encoded by the exons ATGGGACCCCCATTCCTTAtgtcccccctccctgggaCGCCCATCCCAGGACAGCCATTCCCCAGCATCTCCATTCCCAAGGACTCCCATCCTGGTAACTCCCGCCCCTGCaaccctcctctccctgccaccCCAAACCCTGAGAACCCCCACCATGGCGACCCCCATTCCCCTGGACCCCCATCCGATGTGACTCCCCCTCCTCAGCACCTCCAATTCCCAGGACACCCCTCCTTGGCTCCCTACAGCCCCCAAGACTCCAAAATCTGTCAACACCATGTCCCCCCCCATACCCCACCCTGCCCCCACCCTGCCCCCACCCAAGGCCACCAACACGTGGGGACGAGACGTGACCTCGCTTCCTGCCCGCCACCCAGGGCACAAGTGGCCCCGGCAGCGTGTGACAGCCAGCCCGGGTGGCCGGGGACAGCGGGATGGCCGGGAAGGTGGCGCTGCTCCTGTGGG cccagacccTCGGCCTCGCTGGTGAGTCCTCGGGGGGATGCCACGTCCccgccccgctgtccccatcccgcgCTGGCCCTGGCAGGCTGGTGTCCCCTGTCACCCGCAGGCGCCCAGACCACCCAGCTCCTCGTGGAGCCCCCCTGGACGCCGCCGGTGCTGTGGGACCGGGTGACACTGACCTGCCAGGGCTCGGGCACCGCCGCTGCCACCACCTGGCACAAGGACGGGCAGCGCTGGCGGCTGCAGGGACCCGACCGATTCGTTGTCACCGAGAGTGGCACCTACCAGTGTCACAGACCCGGCAccgggctgagcccccccgTGAGCGTCTCCAATG cctggctggtgctgcaggtgccGGCGCGGGCGCTGCTGGAGGGGGACACGGTGACACTGCGCTGCCGGGGCTGGCAGGACAAACCGGTGACCTCGGTGTCCTTCTACCACGAGGAGAAACAACTGCAGAGGTTCCGCGATGGGACcgagctgtccctgtcccctctgcggCTGCACCACAGCGGCCGCTACCGCTGCAGGGGCTCGGTGTATTACGAGGGGTGGAAGGAGTCGGCGccggtgacagtgacagtgcacG ACCTCAACTTGCTGTTGGTGCTGGAGGGTCCCCCCGAGCCCACCAAGGGGTCCCCCCTGAAtctcagctgcctcagcacccccagccccctgcggCCCCGAGCCCCCCTCCTGCACCTCTTCTACCGGGACGGGCGGTTGGTGGGGGGCCCGCAGGGGTCcccgcagctcctgctgcccgcCGTGGGGGTCTCCCACTCGGGGAATTACAGCTGCCAGGTGCGCTCCGAGCGGGGGCCGTGCGGAAGAGCAGCGCCCGGCTCCGCGTCACGGTGCGCA TGCCCGTGGCCAATGCCACCATCAGCCCcggtgccctggcacagccggTGCGCGCAGGTGACCCCGTGA